In the genome of Gloeotrichia echinulata CP02, one region contains:
- the phnH gene encoding phosphonate C-P lyase system protein PhnH, which yields MSNTVTHLPGFPDPIHDAQRTFRALLDAHARPGNSDPITTSMTVPFSLKPACGAACLTLLDLDVVVWLQPSFAAEVRAWLLFHTGCRFTQHPKEADFALIQDLTALPELSIFHCGTAEQPEASTTLLIQVESFEIGQPVILTGPGILDQRRVSPTLNRHFWEFWVQNHQAYPQGVDVLLFTENAVMGLPRTTKPEVNYDC from the coding sequence ATGTCAAATACAGTTACGCATTTACCAGGCTTTCCAGACCCAATTCATGATGCCCAGAGGACGTTTCGGGCGCTGCTGGATGCCCATGCTCGACCGGGAAACTCTGACCCGATAACTACCAGCATGACTGTGCCTTTTAGTTTAAAGCCTGCATGTGGGGCGGCTTGTCTGACGTTGCTAGATTTAGATGTTGTGGTATGGCTACAGCCGAGTTTTGCTGCTGAAGTTAGGGCTTGGTTGTTGTTCCACACTGGTTGTCGCTTCACCCAGCACCCAAAAGAAGCTGATTTTGCTTTAATTCAAGATTTGACAGCATTACCAGAATTGTCTATTTTCCACTGTGGTACCGCAGAACAACCAGAAGCCTCAACAACACTGTTGATACAGGTGGAAAGTTTTGAAATTGGGCAACCTGTAATCTTAACAGGACCGGGAATTTTAGACCAGCGAAGGGTCTCCCCCACACTGAATCGCCATTTTTGGGAATTCTGGGTGCAGAATCATCAAGCTTATCCCCAGGGCGTAGATGTATTGTTATTTACAGAAAATGCAGTAATGGGACTACCACGAACCACAAAACCAGAGGTTAATTATGACTGTTGA
- the phnG gene encoding phosphonate C-P lyase system protein PhnG has product MGTVTPRQAWMATLAKAESELLEKLVNKLGDLPKYKLLRNPEIGLAMVRGRAGGTGTVFNLGEMTMTRCVVQLESQEEQAIAGFGYVAGRSHRHAELAAVCDALLQTSNWHDQIQSEVIQPLQIQSQQQQELNQRQTAATKVNFYTMVRGEG; this is encoded by the coding sequence ATGGGTACTGTGACGCCGCGACAAGCATGGATGGCAACATTAGCTAAAGCTGAGTCAGAGCTATTGGAAAAATTAGTAAACAAATTGGGGGATTTGCCAAAGTATAAACTACTACGTAATCCAGAAATTGGTTTAGCAATGGTTCGGGGACGCGCTGGTGGTACGGGTACTGTATTTAACTTGGGAGAAATGACCATGACTCGGTGTGTGGTGCAATTAGAGAGTCAAGAAGAGCAGGCGATCGCTGGATTTGGTTATGTAGCAGGGCGATCGCACCGCCATGCGGAACTAGCCGCTGTTTGTGATGCTTTGCTACAAACCTCAAACTGGCACGATCAAATTCAGTCTGAGGTAATTCAACCCTTGCAAATACAAAGTCAACAACAGCAGGAACTCAACCAGCGTCAAACAGCCGCTACTAAGGTCAATTTCTACACAATGGTCAGGGGTGAAGGGTAA